In Haliaeetus albicilla chromosome 2, bHalAlb1.1, whole genome shotgun sequence, a single genomic region encodes these proteins:
- the EGFR gene encoding epidermal growth factor receptor isoform X2, whose amino-acid sequence MGGRSPLAAAGPRGAAVLVLLLGRVAFCSAVEEKKVCQGTNNKLTQLGHVEDHFTSLQRMYNNCEVVLSNLEITYVEHNRDLSFLKTIQEVAGYVLIALNMVDVIPLENLQIIRGNVLYDNSYALAVLSNYHMNKTQGLRELPMKRLSEILNGGVKISNNPKLCNMDTVLWNDIIDTSKKPLTVLEFASNLSSCPKCHPNCTEDHCWGPGEQNCQTLTKVICAQQCSGRCRGKVPSDCCHNQCAAGCTGPRESDCLACRKFRDDATCKDTCPPLVLYNPTTYQMDVNPDGKYSFGATCVRECPHNYVVTDHGSCVRSCNTDTYEVEENGVRKCKKCDGLCSKVCNGIGIGELKGILSINATNIDSFKNCTKINGDVSILPVAFLGDAFTKTLPLDPKKLDVFKTVKEISGFLLIQAWPDNATDLYAFENLEIIRGRTKQHGQYSLAVVNLKIQSLGLRSLKEISDGDVAIMKNKNLCYADTMDWRSLFATQSQKTKIIQNRNKNECAAARHVCDPLCSDVGCWGPGPFHCFSCRFFDRQKECVKQCNILQGEPREFERDSKCLPCHPECLVQNSTAYNATCTGPGPDNCMKCAHFIDGPHCVKSCPAGVLGENDTLVWKYADGNAVCQLCHPNCTRGCKGPGLEGCPNGSKIPSIAAGVVGGLLCLVVVGLGIGLYLRRRHIVRKRTLRRLLQERELVEPLTPSGEAPNQAHLRILKETEFKKVKVLGSGAFGTVYKGLWIPEGEKVKIPVAIKELREATSPKANKEILDEAYVMASVDNPHVCRLLGICLTSTVQLITQLMPYGCLLDYIREHKDNIGSQYLLNWCVQIAKGMNYLEERRLVHRDLAARNVLVKTPQHVKITDFGLAKLLGADEKEYHAEGGKVPIKWMALESILHRIYTHQSDVWSYGVTVWELMTFGSKPYDGIPASEISSVLEKGERLPQPPICTIDVYMIMVKCWMIDADSRPKFRELIAEFSKMARDPPRYLVIQGDDRMHLPSPTDSKFYRTLMEEEDMEDIVDADEYLVPHQGFFNSPSTSRTPLLSSLSATSNNSATTCIDRNGGHPVREDSFVQRYSSDPTGTFLEDSIDDGFLPAPEYVNQLVPKKVSASAVQNPIYNFSLTANSKVPTDSSYQNSHSTAVDNPEYLNTNQSPLAKTVFESSPYWIQAGNHQINLDNPDYQQDFLPKETKPNGLLKVPAAENPEYLKVAAPKSEYIEASA is encoded by the exons TTTGTCAAGGGACAAATAACAAGCTGACTCAGCTGGGACATGTGGAAGACCATTTCACCAGCCTGCAGAGGATGTACAACAACTGCGAGGTGGTACTGAGCAACCTGGAGATTACATACGTGGAGCACAACCGGGACCTTTCTTTCCTGAAG ACGATACAGGAGGTTGCAGGCTACGTGCTCATCGCGCTTAACATGGTGGATGTCATTCCCCTAGAAAATCTCCAGATCATCCGAGGCAATGTGCTGTATGACAACTCTTACGCCCTGGCAGTTTTATCTAATTATCACATGAATAAAACCCAGGGACTCCGAGAGCTGCCAATGAAACGGCTATCAG AAATTCTCAATGGAGGTGTTAAAATCAGCAACAACCCCAAATTGTGCAACATGGACACTGTTCTTTGGAATGACATCATTGACACGAGCAAGAAGCCTCTCACGGTGCTTGAATTTGCAAGCAACCTGTCTTCTT GTCCCAAATGCCATCCGAACTGCACAGAAGACCACTGCTGGGGCCCTGGCGAACAGAACTGCCAGACAT TAACGAAAGTCATCTGTGCCCAGCAGTGCTCTGGCCGGTGCAGGGGAAAGGTGCCCAGCGACTGCTGCCACAACCAGTGTGCTGCGGGGTGCACGGGGCCTCGGGAGAGCGACTGCCTG GCATGCCGCAAGTTTCGGGATGATGCTACGTGCAAGGATACGTGTCCCCCCTTGGTCCTGTATAACCCCACCACTTATCAGATGGATGTCAACCCTGATGGAAAATACAGCTTTGGAGCCACTTGTGTGAGGGAATGTCCAC ACAACTACGTGGTGACAGACCATGGCTCCTGTGTTCGCTCGTGCAATACTGATACTTATGAAGTGGAAGAAAACGGTGTTCGGAAGTGTAAAAAGTGTGATGGGCTATGCAGCAAAG TGTGCAACGGTATCGGAATAGGTGAACTTAAAGGGATCCTCTCCATAAACGCCACAAACATTGACTCCTTCAAAAATTGTACCAAGATCAATGGGGATGTCAGCATTCTCCCAGTTGCATTTTTAGG TGATGCCTTCACGAAGACCCTACCCTTGGACCCCAAGAAGTTGGATGTCTTCAAAACAGTCAAAGAAATATCAG gaTTTTTGTTGATTCAGGCCTGGCCTGATAATGCTACTGATCTctatgcttttgaaaatctggagATTATACGAGGCAGAACCAAGCAACA TGGCCAGTATTCCCTTGCTGTTGTTAACTTGAAAATACAGTCCTTAGGGCTGCGCTCCCTCAAGGAAATAAGTGATGGAGATGTTGCCATTATGAAAAACAAGAACCTCTGCTATGCTGACACCATGGACTGGCGCAGCCTGTTTGCAACTCAGAGCCAGAAAACAAAGATtatacagaacagaaataaaaatgagtgtG ctgctgccaggcaCGTTTGTGACCCCCTGTGCTCGGACGTGGGTTGCTGGGGCCCAGGACCCTTCCACTGCTTCTCCTGCAGGTTTTTTGATCGCCAGAAGGAGTGCGTGAAGCAGTGCAACATCCTGCAAGG gGAGCCAAGAGAGTTTGAAAGGGACTCCAAGTGCCTTCCCTGCCATCCTGAGTGCCTGGTGCAAAACTCTACTGCGTACAATGCAACCTGCACTGGACCT GGCCCTGACAATTGCATGAAGTGTGCCCATTTTATAGACGGCCCCCACTGTGTGAAGTCCTGCCCGGCAGGGGTTCTGGGTGAGAATGACACCCTTGTCTGGAAATATGCCGACGGGAATGCTGTTTGCCAGCTCTGCCATCCAAACTGTACTCGGGG GTGCAAAGGGCCAGGTCTTGAAGGCTGTCCAAACGG CTCCAAAATCCCGTCTATCGCAGCTGGTGTCGTCGGAGGTCTCCTGTGCCTGGTGGTGGTTGGCTTGGGCATCGGCCTTTACTTGCGGAGACGCCACATCGTCAGAAAGCGGACCCTGCGCcggctgctgcaggagagggag CTTGTCGAACCACTGACACCCAGCGGGGAGGCACCAAACCAAGCTCATCTGagaattttaaaggaaacagaatttaaaaaggtCAAAGTTTTAGGCTCAGGAGCTTTTGGCACTGTTTATAAG GGACTTTGGATCCCAGAAGGGGAGAAGGTTAAAATTCCTGTTGCTATTAAAGAGTTGAGAGAGGCTACATCACCAAAAGCCAACAAGGAAATACTCGAT gaAGCTTACGTGATGGCTAGTGTTGACAATCCTCATGTGTGCCGCTTGTTGGGAATCTGCCTCACTTCTACTGTCCAGCTCATCACACAGCTGATGCCTTACGGCTGCCTCCTTGATTACATCCGAGAGCACAAGGACAACATCGGCTCCCAGTACCTTCTCAACTGGTGTGTGCAGATTGCAAAG GGAATGAACTACTTGGAGGAACGTCGCCTGGTGCACCGTGACCTTGCTGCCAGGAACGTCCTTGTTAAGACTCCTCAACACGTGAAAATCACGGACTTTGGGCTGGCAAAGCTGCTCGGCGCTGATGAGAAGGAGTATCACGCTGAGGGAGGCAAG GTTCCTATTAAATGGATGGCCTTGGAGTCAATTTTACACCGGATTTACACTCATCAAAGTGATGTCTGGAGTTATG GTGTGACAGTTTGGGAGCTGATGACATTTGGGTCCAAGCCATACGATGGGATCCCTGCCAGTGAAATCTCCTCTGTTTTGGAGAAGGGCGAGCGTTTGCCCCAGCCCCCCATCTGTACCATTGATGTGTACATGATCATGGTCAAAT GCTGGATGATTGATGCAGACAGCCGTCCCAAGTTTCGTGAACTGATAGCGGAGTTCTCAAAAATGGCCCGTGACCCCCCACGCTATCTCGTTATACAG GGAGACGATAGGATGCACCTGCCCAGCCCTACGGACTCCAAGTTTTATCGCACCctgatggaggaggaggacatgGAAGATATAGTGGACGCGGATGAGTATCTCGTGCCACACCAGGGCTTCTTCAACAGCCCCTCAACCTCCCGCACTCCTCTCTTGAGTTCATTG agtgcTACTAGCAACAATTCTGCTACAACCTGCATTGACAGAAACGGG GGGCACCCTGTGAGGGAAGACAGCTTTGTCCAGAGGTATAGCTCAGACCCAACAGGCACTTTCTTGGAGGACAGCATAGACGACGGCTTCCTGCCAGCCCCGG aGTACGTCAACCAGTTGGTGCCCAAGAAAGTATCTGCCTCAGCAGTCCAGAATCCGATCTACAACTTCTCTCTCACAGCAAACTCAAAGGTCCCCACGGACTCCAGCTACCAGAATTcacacagcacagctgtggATAACCCTGAGTATCTCAACACCAACCAGTCTCCACTGGCCAAGACAGTCTTCGAGAGCTCTCCTTACTGGATCCAGGCGGGCAACCACCAAATAAATCTGGACAATCCTGACTACCAGCAGGACTTCTTACCGAAGGAAACCAAACCTAATGGTCTCTTGAAAGTTCCCGCGGCAGAAAACCCGGAGTACTTGAAGGTAGCAGCACCAAAAAGTGAATACATTGAAGCCTCAGCATGA
- the EGFR gene encoding epidermal growth factor receptor isoform X1, with product MGGRSPLAAAGPRGAAVLVLLLGRVAFCSAVEEKKVCQGTNNKLTQLGHVEDHFTSLQRMYNNCEVVLSNLEITYVEHNRDLSFLKTIQEVAGYVLIALNMVDVIPLENLQIIRGNVLYDNSYALAVLSNYHMNKTQGLRELPMKRLSEILNGGVKISNNPKLCNMDTVLWNDIIDTSKKPLTVLEFASNLSSCPKCHPNCTEDHCWGPGEQNCQTLTKVICAQQCSGRCRGKVPSDCCHNQCAAGCTGPRESDCLACRKFRDDATCKDTCPPLVLYNPTTYQMDVNPDGKYSFGATCVRECPHNYVVTDHGSCVRSCNTDTYEVEENGVRKCKKCDGLCSKVCNGIGIGELKGILSINATNIDSFKNCTKINGDVSILPVAFLGDAFTKTLPLDPKKLDVFKTVKEISGFLLIQAWPDNATDLYAFENLEIIRGRTKQHGQYSLAVVNLKIQSLGLRSLKEISDGDVAIMKNKNLCYADTMDWRSLFATQSQKTKIIQNRNKNECAAARHVCDPLCSDVGCWGPGPFHCFSCRFFDRQKECVKQCNILQGEPREFERDSKCLPCHPECLVQNSTAYNATCTGPGPDNCMKCAHFIDGPHCVKSCPAGVLGENDTLVWKYADGNAVCQLCHPNCTRGCKGPGLEGCPNGSKIPSIAAGVVGGLLCLVVVGLGIGLYLRRRHIVRKRTLRRLLQERELVEPLTPSGEAPNQAHLRILKETEFKKVKVLGSGAFGTVYKGLWIPEGEKVKIPVAIKELREATSPKANKEILDEAYVMASVDNPHVCRLLGICLTSTVQLITQLMPYGCLLDYIREHKDNIGSQYLLNWCVQIAKGMNYLEERRLVHRDLAARNVLVKTPQHVKITDFGLAKLLGADEKEYHAEGGKVPIKWMALESILHRIYTHQSDVWSYGVTVWELMTFGSKPYDGIPASEISSVLEKGERLPQPPICTIDVYMIMVKCWMIDADSRPKFRELIAEFSKMARDPPRYLVIQGDDRMHLPSPTDSKFYRTLMEEEDMEDIVDADEYLVPHQGFFNSPSTSRTPLLSSLSATSNNSATTCIDRNGQGHPVREDSFVQRYSSDPTGTFLEDSIDDGFLPAPEYVNQLVPKKVSASAVQNPIYNFSLTANSKVPTDSSYQNSHSTAVDNPEYLNTNQSPLAKTVFESSPYWIQAGNHQINLDNPDYQQDFLPKETKPNGLLKVPAAENPEYLKVAAPKSEYIEASA from the exons TTTGTCAAGGGACAAATAACAAGCTGACTCAGCTGGGACATGTGGAAGACCATTTCACCAGCCTGCAGAGGATGTACAACAACTGCGAGGTGGTACTGAGCAACCTGGAGATTACATACGTGGAGCACAACCGGGACCTTTCTTTCCTGAAG ACGATACAGGAGGTTGCAGGCTACGTGCTCATCGCGCTTAACATGGTGGATGTCATTCCCCTAGAAAATCTCCAGATCATCCGAGGCAATGTGCTGTATGACAACTCTTACGCCCTGGCAGTTTTATCTAATTATCACATGAATAAAACCCAGGGACTCCGAGAGCTGCCAATGAAACGGCTATCAG AAATTCTCAATGGAGGTGTTAAAATCAGCAACAACCCCAAATTGTGCAACATGGACACTGTTCTTTGGAATGACATCATTGACACGAGCAAGAAGCCTCTCACGGTGCTTGAATTTGCAAGCAACCTGTCTTCTT GTCCCAAATGCCATCCGAACTGCACAGAAGACCACTGCTGGGGCCCTGGCGAACAGAACTGCCAGACAT TAACGAAAGTCATCTGTGCCCAGCAGTGCTCTGGCCGGTGCAGGGGAAAGGTGCCCAGCGACTGCTGCCACAACCAGTGTGCTGCGGGGTGCACGGGGCCTCGGGAGAGCGACTGCCTG GCATGCCGCAAGTTTCGGGATGATGCTACGTGCAAGGATACGTGTCCCCCCTTGGTCCTGTATAACCCCACCACTTATCAGATGGATGTCAACCCTGATGGAAAATACAGCTTTGGAGCCACTTGTGTGAGGGAATGTCCAC ACAACTACGTGGTGACAGACCATGGCTCCTGTGTTCGCTCGTGCAATACTGATACTTATGAAGTGGAAGAAAACGGTGTTCGGAAGTGTAAAAAGTGTGATGGGCTATGCAGCAAAG TGTGCAACGGTATCGGAATAGGTGAACTTAAAGGGATCCTCTCCATAAACGCCACAAACATTGACTCCTTCAAAAATTGTACCAAGATCAATGGGGATGTCAGCATTCTCCCAGTTGCATTTTTAGG TGATGCCTTCACGAAGACCCTACCCTTGGACCCCAAGAAGTTGGATGTCTTCAAAACAGTCAAAGAAATATCAG gaTTTTTGTTGATTCAGGCCTGGCCTGATAATGCTACTGATCTctatgcttttgaaaatctggagATTATACGAGGCAGAACCAAGCAACA TGGCCAGTATTCCCTTGCTGTTGTTAACTTGAAAATACAGTCCTTAGGGCTGCGCTCCCTCAAGGAAATAAGTGATGGAGATGTTGCCATTATGAAAAACAAGAACCTCTGCTATGCTGACACCATGGACTGGCGCAGCCTGTTTGCAACTCAGAGCCAGAAAACAAAGATtatacagaacagaaataaaaatgagtgtG ctgctgccaggcaCGTTTGTGACCCCCTGTGCTCGGACGTGGGTTGCTGGGGCCCAGGACCCTTCCACTGCTTCTCCTGCAGGTTTTTTGATCGCCAGAAGGAGTGCGTGAAGCAGTGCAACATCCTGCAAGG gGAGCCAAGAGAGTTTGAAAGGGACTCCAAGTGCCTTCCCTGCCATCCTGAGTGCCTGGTGCAAAACTCTACTGCGTACAATGCAACCTGCACTGGACCT GGCCCTGACAATTGCATGAAGTGTGCCCATTTTATAGACGGCCCCCACTGTGTGAAGTCCTGCCCGGCAGGGGTTCTGGGTGAGAATGACACCCTTGTCTGGAAATATGCCGACGGGAATGCTGTTTGCCAGCTCTGCCATCCAAACTGTACTCGGGG GTGCAAAGGGCCAGGTCTTGAAGGCTGTCCAAACGG CTCCAAAATCCCGTCTATCGCAGCTGGTGTCGTCGGAGGTCTCCTGTGCCTGGTGGTGGTTGGCTTGGGCATCGGCCTTTACTTGCGGAGACGCCACATCGTCAGAAAGCGGACCCTGCGCcggctgctgcaggagagggag CTTGTCGAACCACTGACACCCAGCGGGGAGGCACCAAACCAAGCTCATCTGagaattttaaaggaaacagaatttaaaaaggtCAAAGTTTTAGGCTCAGGAGCTTTTGGCACTGTTTATAAG GGACTTTGGATCCCAGAAGGGGAGAAGGTTAAAATTCCTGTTGCTATTAAAGAGTTGAGAGAGGCTACATCACCAAAAGCCAACAAGGAAATACTCGAT gaAGCTTACGTGATGGCTAGTGTTGACAATCCTCATGTGTGCCGCTTGTTGGGAATCTGCCTCACTTCTACTGTCCAGCTCATCACACAGCTGATGCCTTACGGCTGCCTCCTTGATTACATCCGAGAGCACAAGGACAACATCGGCTCCCAGTACCTTCTCAACTGGTGTGTGCAGATTGCAAAG GGAATGAACTACTTGGAGGAACGTCGCCTGGTGCACCGTGACCTTGCTGCCAGGAACGTCCTTGTTAAGACTCCTCAACACGTGAAAATCACGGACTTTGGGCTGGCAAAGCTGCTCGGCGCTGATGAGAAGGAGTATCACGCTGAGGGAGGCAAG GTTCCTATTAAATGGATGGCCTTGGAGTCAATTTTACACCGGATTTACACTCATCAAAGTGATGTCTGGAGTTATG GTGTGACAGTTTGGGAGCTGATGACATTTGGGTCCAAGCCATACGATGGGATCCCTGCCAGTGAAATCTCCTCTGTTTTGGAGAAGGGCGAGCGTTTGCCCCAGCCCCCCATCTGTACCATTGATGTGTACATGATCATGGTCAAAT GCTGGATGATTGATGCAGACAGCCGTCCCAAGTTTCGTGAACTGATAGCGGAGTTCTCAAAAATGGCCCGTGACCCCCCACGCTATCTCGTTATACAG GGAGACGATAGGATGCACCTGCCCAGCCCTACGGACTCCAAGTTTTATCGCACCctgatggaggaggaggacatgGAAGATATAGTGGACGCGGATGAGTATCTCGTGCCACACCAGGGCTTCTTCAACAGCCCCTCAACCTCCCGCACTCCTCTCTTGAGTTCATTG agtgcTACTAGCAACAATTCTGCTACAACCTGCATTGACAGAAACGGG CAGGGGCACCCTGTGAGGGAAGACAGCTTTGTCCAGAGGTATAGCTCAGACCCAACAGGCACTTTCTTGGAGGACAGCATAGACGACGGCTTCCTGCCAGCCCCGG aGTACGTCAACCAGTTGGTGCCCAAGAAAGTATCTGCCTCAGCAGTCCAGAATCCGATCTACAACTTCTCTCTCACAGCAAACTCAAAGGTCCCCACGGACTCCAGCTACCAGAATTcacacagcacagctgtggATAACCCTGAGTATCTCAACACCAACCAGTCTCCACTGGCCAAGACAGTCTTCGAGAGCTCTCCTTACTGGATCCAGGCGGGCAACCACCAAATAAATCTGGACAATCCTGACTACCAGCAGGACTTCTTACCGAAGGAAACCAAACCTAATGGTCTCTTGAAAGTTCCCGCGGCAGAAAACCCGGAGTACTTGAAGGTAGCAGCACCAAAAAGTGAATACATTGAAGCCTCAGCATGA